The following coding sequences are from one Ornithorhynchus anatinus isolate Pmale09 chromosome 11, mOrnAna1.pri.v4, whole genome shotgun sequence window:
- the HSBP1 gene encoding heat shock factor-binding protein 1 — MADTDPKTVQDLTAVVQTLLQQMQDKFQTMSDQIIGRIDDMSCRIDDLEKNIADLMTQAGVEELEGENKTPATHKS; from the exons ATGGCGGACACCGACCCCAAGACGGTGCAGGACCTCACGGCTGTG gtgcAGACGCTCCTCCAGCAGATGCAGGACAAATTCCAAACCATGTCCGACCAGATCATTGGAAGAA TCGACGACATGAGCTGTCGCATCGACGATCTGGAAAAGAACATCGCCGACCTCATGACGCAGGCAGGCGTGGAAGAGCTGGAGGGTGAAAACAAGACGCCCGCTACCCACAAGAGCTGA